The genomic segment agtgtcttaaaattttaaaattttaaatataaagaaaattcttaataatgttattaaatcttatttttaatgttatctgTAATctattatgacattatgttctaaaactataatagtattttttctgaaaaaaatgtagCCCCCCACCATCTCAGATTTCTGGACCCATGCATGATTCATTATCAATATTCAAACATTGATACTTTTATATAGTAACTACTTGGCCACTTATTATTCTGAACTACATACAGTAAAGACGAAGacaaaactttttaataagtttaaagttcaaattataagcCTCTCTTTTTTTTCCCAATATATTCAAACATATCCTCTGGGGAATCTAAATATTCTGATAGAACAACAACTCCAGTACAAAGGTAAGTGTTAAGATCAAGATCGGTCAGATCTTTCACTGCATCTCTTATACATTCTTCCATGTCAACAAGTTCTTCTGCTGTAAATGGTTCAGGTACTCTAGCATtcacattatttaaatgttctgtTAAAGTTATGTACACTTTGCCtggtttatcatttaaaaaatgaatatcttCCTGGATATCTTTTAGAAGTTCATAAAAGAAGAATTGCTCCTTGTTGTATCTGTGAATGTTATCCATGATATctgttaacatttaaattgtgcAATATTAATAACAGATTCATTTATTGGCATGACTATAAGATAATATCTGTTTTAGTGTAATAAACTCTTTGGTTACTAAaatgtgatataattaatagttctCAAATGTtagtaataaattcaaaattatattgttataacaccACATTATTCTTATGTACTCCGGtagtcatattaatttatttttgctatcaattatatgtaaataaataggtatgtttatataaatcacatatttttaatcataaaatataaaataagaaccTATGCCAGTAcctaaatgttattttgtattttttttaatgattttatagacagtataattaattataaatattggttaGAAATTGTGTAATTCTTTCATTTTAATCATAACACATATTATgctaatttagattttatatttggtgtcaaaaaatttttcattcatttatACTTCATTACTTCTTCACTAGTATACtggtattatcataattaatcaCAAATAGGccacaaagaaaacaatgtgcaaaaagtatactagttaaataataatatagtctcctATATAGTATACAGCAGTGGTTCCCAATTAGTATGAAGACATGGTACCCTATCTAAAACCAGTACCGGAAATAGGGGGGCGATATAGGGCCATGCCCCGGGCGCTAATCATAGAGGGgcacaaatttcaaattttatactcATAAAGCATATAGCATAGGGCCACTAATATGATGTTGTGCGCCGAATTACATAATTTGTAGATCCAGTACTGgctaaaacttaaatattttcaatttgaataaattaagtatCTGCCTTTTTCAAGGTAAATCGAGTTTTAATAGTCCAAAAATACCCTGAATTTCACGGCtacgaatttaataatttcactaaattaaaataaaaataaaaaaatctaatcaaaaatatatatgtgtccTGTACGCAatgtaaatagtttataaaataaaagaacaaataatatcatattgaatCAATTTGTAACGTTTATAGTGTCCAGACAAATTTTCCAAAGGCACACCCACATGTttggtaattagtaataattgacaaatatattttgtaagaacAATCCCtgataagaaaaaattgaagaTTTGCTTATGACTTCTTCGGAAATCGTGATATGAAGCCTGATTCGTCATAACGAGTTCTAGATAGCAGTGTACCAGGAAAATATCTCTATCATaactaatcaataatatatctatatcatattattataataaatagagtTTGGATTTAAAGGCAATATAATCagtaaaaaaagcatttaaaatgtcaataaaggcaaaaaaatcatttaattatttaaaaaagcaattacaaaaaaaattgactcaaaaattaaatagattgtatattgtatatttatgtgtgtattaaaaaaattactataatgtaCTCAGATAAACTGTCTTTAGTAAACCATTAACGGTTtgggtttaaaatattttttaaggggGTGCTGGGGAAACGTTTCTCCAGCACCACCCCAGTTTTTTGTTTGTGGGGCGAAAACTAAACtcgtacaaatttgaaaaatggtcATACTAATTCATACTAATTGCATACTAAATattagcacaaaaaaaaatatgaaaatcgtattttgggggggggggggggtgctggGGTAACATACGTTAAATTACCTGCTCACACCAAATACTTGATAAAAGTATTTAGCGATATCGGTAAATATCGCCGATAATAAagcccattaaaaataattaacagccGACAATATGCACAGTCTTCAGAAAATCTTATCGATCTGTAGGTACTGTTTATACGTATGTCgtgtataaaactattaaatcaatTGAACATTAAACACATAGGAACACAAA from the Acyrthosiphon pisum isolate AL4f chromosome X, pea_aphid_22Mar2018_4r6ur, whole genome shotgun sequence genome contains:
- the LOC100164680 gene encoding uncharacterized protein LOC100164680; amino-acid sequence: MDNIHRYNKEQFFFYELLKDIQEDIHFLNDKPGKVYITLTEHLNNVNARVPEPFTAEELVDMEECIRDAVKDLTDLDLNTYLCTGVVVLSEYLDSPEDMFEYIGKKKRGL